Proteins encoded by one window of Castor canadensis chromosome 2, mCasCan1.hap1v2, whole genome shotgun sequence:
- the Nop10 gene encoding H/ACA ribonucleoprotein complex subunit 3, protein MFLQYYLNEEGDRVYTLKKFDPTGQQTCSAHPARFSPDDKYSRHRITVKKRFRVLMTQQPRPVL, encoded by the exons ATGTTTCTCCAGTATTACCTCAACGAGGAGGGAGATCGGGTCTACACGCTGAAG AAGTTCGACCCCACGGGACAGCAGACCTGCTCGGCCCACCCCGCCCGGTTCTCCCCGGACGACAAGTACTCGCGGCACCGCATTACCGTCAAGAAGCGTTTCAGGGTGCTCATGACCCAGCAGCCGCGCCCCGTGCTCTGA